A genomic region of Arachis stenosperma cultivar V10309 chromosome 9, arast.V10309.gnm1.PFL2, whole genome shotgun sequence contains the following coding sequences:
- the LOC130950454 gene encoding uncharacterized protein LOC130950454, whose product MTDVQPLQQKPESADAHAEFERGLEDFMRGQLDDCMSFASCSSSQAQGDEEDEGDQLARRRRRSDLEGDDLAESSAAQRRHSRILSRWAARQAQEMITTIERRNRESELMALAGLHTVSMLDSSFLRGSQSPTSGQEGAVERPSTQASAILQMWRELEDEHLLNRARDRMRERLRQQRGSESNTNGSSTMSDSRGSENQGSLGDASESENDFGTWSHDRIESRNARGDHLVSSREQSPDLGEVERERVRQIVRGWMESGIGDHSSNVNQRNNNGRAEWLGETERERVRIVREWVQMTSQQRGSQRGSRGSRRDAQVDRARDVVADHDEGQPEHVRRDMLRLRGRQALVDLLVRIERERQRELQGLLEHRAVSDFAHRNRIQSLLRGRFLRNERTVEDERPPSMAASELVQLRQRHTVSGIREGFRSRLENIVRSQASTNSDTASNSNISESDGSQANNLLDAQQENYEQEQIRNLESDVRQLPSQTGTVEGSTNESISWQEGGNQGGNRQEQITEDAEGNWQQSTYDWPQETPRNLAGEDTHPREAQRVWHEDSSRETVGNWSEGPSVAPRNRRGVPIRRFNRFHPPDDDNVYSMELRELLSRRSVSNLLRSGFRESLDQLIQSYVERQGRAPVDWDLHRNLPIPTPASTEQDTDQQGDERNEGRHEGINRPTLVMPSPPVPPPQPLWHQDLHQTGWSRHSMHRSEIEWEIMNDLRSDMARLQQGMNHMQRMLEACMDMQLELQRSVRQEVSAALNRSAGENGMVAETSDDGSKWGHVKKGTCCVCCDNHIDSLLYRCGHMCTCSKCANELVRGGGKCPLCRAPIVEVVRAYSIL is encoded by the exons ATGACAGATGTTCAGCCGCTACAGCAGAAGCCTGAGTCTGCCGATGCTCATGCTGAGTTCGAGCGTGGACTGGAGGACTTTATGCGTGGGCAGTTGGATGATTGTATGTCATTTGCCTCCTGTAGTTCCTCCCAGGCTCAGGGGGATGAGGAAGATGAGGGTGATCAGCTCGCTCGGAGGAGGCGTAGGTCTGATCTTGAAGGGGATGATTTGGCGGAGTCCTCGGCTGCACAGAGGCGCCACTCGCGAATTTTGAGTAGGTGGGCTGCCCGGCAGGCACAGGAGATGATAACTACTATTGAGAGGAGGAATCGTGAGTCTGAGTTGATGGCGCTGGCTGGGTTGCACACGGTGTCTATGTTGGACTCCTCTTTCTTGAGGGGATCACAGTCCCCAACTTCTGGACAGGAGGGTGCCGTGGAGAGACCGAGCACTCAGGCATCTGCTATTCTGCAGATGTGGCGCGAATTGGAGGATGAGCATTTGTTGAACAGGGCTCGTGACAGGATGAGGGAAAGGTTGAGGCAACAGAGGGGTTCTGAGTCTAATACCAATGGATCCAGTACCATGTCTGATAGTCGAGGCAGTGAGAATCAAGGCAGTTTGGGGGATGCGAGTGAAAGCGAAAATGATTTTGGTACTTGGTCGCATGATCGGATTGAATCGCGGAATGCACGTGGGGATCATCTTGTCTCAAGCAGGGAGCAATCTCCTGATCTTGGCGAAGTCGAGAGGGAGAGAGTTAGACAGATTGTTCGAGGATGGATGGAAAGCGGTATTGGTGATCATTCATCGAATGTGAATCAGAGAAACAATAATGGTAGAGCAGAATGGCTTGGAGAAACAGAGCGTGAGAGGGTAAGAATTGTCAGGGAATGGGTGCAAATGACTAGCCAACAGAGAGGCTCACAGAGAGGCTCACGTGGGAGCCGGAGGGATGCTCAAGTCGATCGAGCGCGCGATGTGGTTGCTGATCACGATGAAGGCCAGCCAGAGCATGTTCGGCGGGACATGTTGAGGCTGCGTGGAAGACAAGCTCTAGTTGATTTGCTTGTGAGGATAGAGAGGGAAAGGCAAAGAGAGCTGCAGGGATTGTTGGAGCACCGAGCTGTATCTGATTTTGCTCACCGCAACCGCATTCAG TCTTTGCTCAGAGGTAGATTCCTCCGAAATGAAAGAACTGTTGAAGATGAGAGACCTCCGTCTATGGCTGCAAGTGAATTAGTGCAGTTGAGACAACGACATACAGTCTCTGGTATAAG GGAGGGGTTTCGTTCAAGATTAGAGAATATTGTTCGTAGTCAAGCAAGTACCAATTCTGATACTGCATCAAATAGTAACATTAGTGAAAGTGATGGGAGCCAAGCAAACAACCTGTTGGATGCCCAACAAGAAAATTATGAACAAGAGCAGATTAGGAACTTGGAATCTGATGTCCGTCAGTTGCCTAGTCAAACAGGAACTGTGGAGGGTAGCACAAATGAGAGTATTAGTTGGCAAGAAGGTGGTAATCAAGGAGGAAATCGGCAGGAACAGATTACTGAGGATGCAGAAGGAAACTGGCAGCAGAGTACCTATGATTGGCCACAAGAAACTCCCAGAAATTTAGCTGGGGAAGACACACATCCACGAGAAGCACAGAGAGTTTGGCATGAGGATAGTTCAAGGGAAACTGTTGGTAATTGGTCTGAAGGACCTTCTGTAGCTCCAAGGAATCGCCGTGGTGTTCCTATTAGAAGATTCAATAGATTTCATCCACCCGATGATGATAACGTGTACAGCATGGAGCTTAGAGAGCTGCTAAGCAG GAGAAGTGTTTCTAATCTTCTTCGCAGTGGCTTCCGTGAAAGTCTTGACCAATTAATTCAGTCATATGTGGAAAGGCAAGGTCGTGCACCAGTTGACTGGGATTTGCATAGGAACTTGCCCATACCAACTCCTGCCTCAACCGAACAGGACACTGATCAGCAAGGGGATGAACGCAATGAGGGTCGGCATGAAGGTATCAACAGACCTACGCTGGTGATGCCGTCACCTCCAGTACCTCCACCACAACCACTGTGGCACCAGGATCTCCATCAAACTGGATGGTCTCGCCATAGCATGCATCGTTCTGAAATT GAATGGGAGATAATGAATGATCTAAGATCTGATATGGCAAGACTTCAGCAAGGCATGAATCACATGCAGAGGATGTTGGAAGCATGCATGGATATGCAGCTTGAGTTGCAGCGCTCTGTCAGACAGGAAGTTTCTGCAGCTCTGAACCGCTCAGCTGGTGAAAATG GCATGGTTGCTGAGACATCTGATGATGGGTCCAAGTGGGGGCATGTGAAAAAGGGAACTTGCTGCGTTTGTTGCGATAACCATATCGATTCACTTCTGTATAG ATGCGGGCACATGTGCACTTGCTCAAAATGTGCCAATGAGTTAGTTCGTGGCGGAGGTAAGTGTCCTTTATGCCGAGCACCGATTGTTGAGGTGGTCCGAGCATATTCCATACTGTAA